The Desulfatiglans anilini DSM 4660 genome includes a window with the following:
- a CDS encoding PAS domain S-box protein, producing MSLLKDENEAKIGLISVVRDISKRKLSEIALEQSEKRYRNVVEYQTDIVFRFKPDGSITFMNETFRKLFQKNFKGERKKTWYSVLHKSDIRDIKHQLQEISLNKPTVILESRVWSADGALRWMQFVNRGFFEENGRLYEIQSVGRDITELKRMTQELEIKEKDLEAKHERLSELNAALKVLLDQREQEKNNFEEQLSKNINGLIIPYLIKIKKTGLNNLQTGYIENLESNLRLMTNPYIRGISFNLMQLSATETMVAELIKQGYRIKEIALRLNISPRTVEFHRTNIRKKLAIKGRKINLRTYLTNAS from the coding sequence TTGTCTCTATTAAAGGACGAAAATGAAGCAAAAATCGGACTTATTAGTGTTGTGCGTGACATATCAAAACGGAAGTTATCGGAGATAGCTTTAGAGCAAAGTGAGAAACGTTATCGCAATGTTGTCGAATACCAAACAGATATTGTTTTCCGTTTTAAACCCGACGGTTCAATTACCTTTATGAATGAAACATTTAGAAAGCTTTTTCAAAAAAACTTTAAAGGAGAGCGTAAAAAAACGTGGTATTCTGTCCTGCATAAGAGTGATATACGAGATATTAAACATCAACTACAGGAGATATCGTTAAATAAGCCAACTGTTATTCTTGAAAGCCGCGTTTGGTCGGCTGATGGCGCCTTACGCTGGATGCAATTTGTCAACCGGGGATTCTTCGAAGAAAATGGACGACTCTATGAAATACAATCCGTCGGACGCGATATCACAGAACTGAAGAGAATGACTCAAGAACTTGAAATTAAAGAAAAAGATTTGGAGGCAAAACACGAACGGCTATCCGAGTTGAACGCAGCTCTCAAGGTTTTGCTCGACCAGCGTGAACAGGAAAAAAACAATTTCGAAGAACAGTTGTCAAAAAACATCAATGGATTAATCATTCCGTATTTAATTAAAATCAAAAAAACAGGACTTAACAATCTACAAACTGGATACATTGAAAATCTTGAATCGAACCTTCGTTTAATGACAAATCCTTATATACGTGGAATTTCATTTAATTTGATGCAGCTTAGTGCGACGGAAACAATGGTGGCTGAGCTTATTAAACAAGGCTATCGAATTAAAGAGATCGCTTTGCGATTGAATATTTCACCAAGAACCGTCGAGTTTCACAGAACCAACATCCGTAAAAAACTAGCCATCAAAGGCCGCAAAATCAACCTGAGAACTTACCTGACGAACGCCTCTTAA
- a CDS encoding response regulator, which produces MPEKIKILLVEDNPADVELTAENLASSKILHDLFVVGDGVKAMDFLRRQGEYADVPRPHLVLLDLNLPRKDGREVLEEMKADPVLKRIPVVVLTSSKAEEDVIKSYDLQASAYVVKPVDLQGFGSIVKGIDWFWFSVVKYSPE; this is translated from the coding sequence ATGCCAGAAAAGATCAAGATCTTATTGGTTGAAGACAACCCCGCCGATGTTGAACTCACCGCCGAAAACCTTGCATCCAGCAAGATCCTTCATGACCTTTTCGTTGTAGGCGACGGCGTCAAGGCGATGGACTTTCTAAGGAGGCAGGGTGAGTACGCTGACGTTCCCCGCCCCCATCTTGTGCTCCTTGACCTGAATCTCCCCCGCAAAGACGGAAGGGAAGTGCTCGAAGAAATGAAGGCCGACCCCGTATTGAAACGCATCCCTGTAGTGGTATTGACGTCCTCAAAGGCCGAGGAGGACGTGATCAAGAGCTATGACCTTCAGGCCAGCGCCTATGTGGTCAAGCCCGTGGATCTCCAAGGTTTCGGCAGCATCGTGAAAGGGATCGACTGGTTCTGGTTTTCGGTCGTCAAATATTCCCCGGAGTAG
- a CDS encoding PAS domain-containing protein, translated as MNHTVAELRNKLNQLKDENERLRKEYRSIVDNSLDAILLTSPDGRVHFANKAACSLFQMTEKEIIEGGRMAVVDEKDPRLAPALAQRQRVGSFRGEVNFKRKDGTIFPGDVSSVIFEDSEGQPFTSMIIRDLTQIRKKERNLKESELLLRSVFNALDEAVFVVTLDRKILSMNKSAELMFGYSYEKIAGRSTEILHVDFEHYKTFSNYVAATLINGQTANFEFEVKRKNGEIFLPITLCLY; from the coding sequence ATGAACCATACAGTCGCGGAATTACGCAATAAATTGAATCAATTAAAAGATGAAAACGAACGCTTGAGAAAAGAATACCGCTCTATCGTTGACAACAGCCTAGATGCGATCCTTCTGACGTCTCCAGATGGGCGTGTTCATTTTGCGAATAAGGCAGCCTGCAGTCTTTTCCAAATGACTGAGAAAGAGATAATCGAAGGTGGACGCATGGCTGTTGTAGACGAGAAAGACCCAAGATTAGCCCCAGCTTTGGCACAGAGACAACGTGTTGGAAGTTTTCGAGGCGAGGTTAACTTCAAAAGAAAAGATGGGACCATATTCCCTGGCGACGTTTCTTCCGTAATCTTTGAGGATAGCGAGGGACAGCCTTTCACCAGCATGATCATCAGGGATCTAACACAAATACGAAAAAAGGAAAGAAATTTAAAAGAATCTGAGCTTCTGCTACGCTCTGTATTCAATGCCCTGGATGAAGCGGTATTTGTAGTTACATTAGACAGAAAAATATTGAGCATGAACAAATCAGCCGAACTTATGTTTGGATACTCTTATGAAAAGATTGCAGGTCGCTCCACAGAAATTCTGCATGTTGATTTTGAACATTATAAAACATTTAGCAATTATGTCGCTGCAACACTTATAAATGGACAGACAGCCAATTTCGAGTTTGAGGTCAAGAGGAAAAACGGTGAAATTTTTCTTCCGATCACACTTTGTCTCTATTAA